The following nucleotide sequence is from Aphelocoma coerulescens isolate FSJ_1873_10779 chromosome 21, UR_Acoe_1.0, whole genome shotgun sequence.
TGCTGGGCTCGCAGGGAGCCTGCGCTGGGGTCTGGGGCTCCGTTAACAGCCGGGTGTGGAAGGATCCACACCCAGGTCCGACCCCGCGCTGGCAGATGTTTAGTGCAGCCCTTGTAACTGAGACCTGTGTGGTGGCTTGTCCCCACTGCCCTGGAAAGCTCTGCTCATCCAGAGAACAGCAGGCAGTGCCTGAATTCCCAGGCTGAATGGGAAGGCAGAAGGGCAACGGGAGGCTTTGACTCACTGGAGTGAACGGGAGAAACGATGGGGCAGGACCTTGTGTGAGCCaggagagctgtgcagggagctcTGCTGGACCGTGCACAGGATGGGCAGAATTCGGGCAGTCAGATGGAGAGGGGGAAAGCTCAAAAAGCAGCAAACCCCAATAATTTCCTTTTGCTTGAGCAAAGAGTCTGGATGTCCTGATTAAAATCTGATCCTTGAGTAATGGAAATGGTAAAGGACTAAAACTGTGCCTGGGTTTTGCACAACATGGTGCACGTGAATCCAGGGCTAAAATCCTTCCTAAAATCTTGCAGATAACATGGTGTTCTCCCACCGTAGATGTCCTGTTCCTTCTTGAAACGTTGCACAGGGTGGACTGGGCAGCTCCAGGTGGTTGCAGAGCCCAAACCCTGGTGTCCTGGAACTCCTCTGTGCCTGCATAAGGCTGTGCCTGCCCTTGCTGCAGTGGCAGCTTCCCCCCAACTCCCTGGGCAGGCAGCTCCCCGAGCGCCTGGCCATGCACCACATCCACCACTGCCAGGGCAACCCACGAGTGCCCGGGACAGGAGCACGGCCAGTGCCGCCTCTCTGGACGCCTTCAGCAGGACCTCTGCGGTGAGGCCAGGTACTCCATGATGCCAAACCAGCCATTTGTGTCCTGGTGTCCTCAGAGAGCAACTTGATTGGAGCAGAGAAGGGATGAGTGTTGAGGAAGTGGGTGCAAGTCCTTGTCCAGTGGAGCTGATCAAAAATCCGTGTGTGGTCCTGGGTGGCGTTCGGGTCAGGGAAGAAATGagctgtgacatcccagggggaATGCTGTTGCCCTTGCAGAGGGacatttcctcttcctttttcctggTGTGGGACCCAGAAGGGCCATTGATTTATCTGCACCACTGACTCATGTGCCTGTTCCCGACTCCTGTTTGAAGGGGtgtgtaccggtttggccaaatttagaaatatatcctctgagagaaggcacaaccacccctcccccaccaggttcgggaaaaaaaataaattttccttgaaggaaagtgaaggagataaaactatttatttaacaatcacacgggaaaaggaaaataaggctaaataataaaatctttcgctgtggaggaaaaacctgggaaagcgttagagtcctccctttggtctcctcggagctggggcttggcccagggccaggccctctgtgcccgatgaaaagtcctcccaatgtgctctgaggttgaaagcagtccagtagcaaagggagaaaatccggaattctagagaaggaaaagcatagtccaactctcagtctctctccggagaaccagaaactgaaaacaactggccaaaagctgactggaacacagcaggctgggtgcttcctcgctcccctgctgcggctggggaagaaaaaaccctcctatctttatgtgaccttgaacaagctgcaaactgctttgagaaagttttgctctgttttttttccttccccctctcaggctcagtttagaggcatagaaaggcacaaaaattaatttctgggcataggcagcgatatgggatacacatcataaggtcaccccaagacagggtgttttttcctcctttgaagTGGCTGCCTCGAGTGAAGGCACTTTAAACTGGATCCATATGTGACACACCTTTGAAAATGAAGTATGTGATagagcagggcagaggtgagggtttgggggagtAGCACAGCTGGAGAACATGACATTTGCCATGAATTTTGTGGTCTGGGGCTTGATGCTGTGGATTTCCTGCtgtggggttgggttttttgagcAGTCATAAGCCACACAAAGTCAACAGTGAGGTGCCAAAGTGCAGAGTGGAGGCAGCACCGTGCAGTGCCAGTGCTGAACTGGAAACCACAGCGAGGGCGAAGGGAGGGACACACAGAGCCAGGGTAGCACGAACTCCTGTGCTGGGGAACAGCCCAAAGGATCCCCATGCCCTAAGGGCAGcgagcagagctgttcccatgTGGGAAGACAAAAAAGCTCAGCTTTCTGaggggctgggcagtgctggaaaAGGGAGAGGGCAGCCTCTCTCTGCTGTGTCTCTGCTGCTTGGAGGCtgctttggttcccagaggtgaATCACTCTCTCTGCTGTGCAGACTGTTTGCACTCTAAGAGTCTTTATTTTGGTTTCTCTGCTGGTTGTGAAGTGAGCTCATGCCCTGAGTAGTGGCCACTGCCTTGGAGTAGCTGTGGGACAAGGGAAAAGGATGCTGCAGGGAGCATTTCTGCAGCCTGCAACCACCTCTCATGGTGATAATTTGCTGTCTTCCAGTCTCAACCAGCGTCTCAGGGAATGGTGCAAGCGCTGTGGGGGGACCCCCTTCCCTGGGGACTCACGAGGTGGATCTCCTCCTGCAGGAGAAGGTAATGCTGGGGAGCGAGGGAGGGAGGAATGCCATCCCTGTCCTTGGCAGAGCAGCTGAATCCTGCCAAATGGCTGTGTCCCACCGGGAGTCCCAGCAGggtgtggggacagtggggggcgGGAGGATGTGGgaagctggggacagcaggacccTTGCTGATGGCCATGAGTCGGTACCCCTGGGCAGGGGGTCTGGAGTCTCTGTGGCTGCAGACTGGCCAGTGGCACCTGAATCTGCCCACAGGgtgagaagctgctgcagctgggggaggAAAAATGTCTCTGGTTTGGAAACAGAGTCAAAGGGGAGAGATGTGGTGATAAGAGACCTGCAGGAGGAGATTGCGGCCATGGCAAAGAAactggcccaggcagcagtGAGGAATGAGGTTGAGCTGACCCAGGAGCTGCTCACCTTCAACCAAGAGTTGGGAGCCCAAACTGAGGAGATCAAAGCCCTGAGGGAACAGGTACTGGAGGCTTTCATAGGCACTGAGCATGGAAAACACCTCTCTGGTACAGATGTAGCATAAAACACACTGGTGAGGAGCAGTTTGTGTGTCTGAAATCAAGGGAAACAAGATggggttttccttccttccttcctccctccctccctccctccctcccttccttccttccttccttccttccttccttcctcccttccttcctccctccctccctccctccctccctccctccctccctccctccctcccttccttccttccttccttccttccttccttccttccttccttccttccttccttccttccttccttccttccttccttccttccttccttccttccttccttccttccttccttccttccttccttccttccttccttccttccttccttccttccttcctccctccctccctccctccctccctcccttcctcccttcctccctatGCCTCTGGCATTAGGATTTCAGCAGGAACAGCCAAAGCACATTAAAGGTGGTGTTATTTGAAGCAATGATTGCTAAGAGTAGCTCAAAGATGCTAAAGAGCAATCCCAGCAAACCAGGACCTGGAGGTGCCAGATGTCCCTCTCTGATCTGGTGACTCCGTGTTTTGCAGATCAACAACCTGCAGAAAGGCTTGAGCCAGGCTTtcagccagagcagcagagaataAAAAGGAAGAGGGATCATGAGAAAGGCATGGAGGACAGACAAAAGGACAGAGCAGGTAAGAAGGACAGGCAGATTTTCCTGCATAAGTGGGATGAGTgatgcaaacaaacaaataaaaaaagaaaaagaggaaagggcCTTTTTCACTGTCACTTCCTCCTTCATTTTGCCGTTTCAAACCACTGTTACATCATCTCGTGCTGTGGGGGATATTTTCACTGGGTCAAAATGGAAGCATCCTTAATGTGCAATACTTTGAATAAATCTACTGATACAGACCTCCCTGAGGATGCTACAACTGCAAATGATCCAAAATAAGCCATTTCAACCCTATTAAGGAACAAGAATAACTCATAAGCATCTAAAAGCTGTGTGAAGTTTTGAAGGGCAAGACATGGTTTGGACTAAGAGAAGAACCCAGAAGGCCTTGTGTGGCAGTACCTAAACCAGCTCAACTACCTAAACCAGCTCTTTTTCTGGAAGGAAGAGGCAGATGAGAAGAGTCCACAGTGGTAAAGGAAACCTGAGAAACTGAGGAGCTCCAGCCTGACCGACATGACTTCCATTCCAGGATGTAACAACTCTTCAGTGGGAGATCCCAAGATTCTCTTGCTCCTCTTCAATATTCCATAGGATTAAGACCAACAGTGGTCCCCGACCCAATCCAGAATCCTTTAAGTGTACTTCATAACAGGAGCCTGGTAATTAGCAAGTCTCATTCTTGTCCACTTTCTGTATTGACAAAGACCTAAATTATGATTTAAACTCTTCTAAAGAGAGCTTGGCCTTTTTTCCAAGGCTGCAGTTCGTACTGGCACAGATGGCATTGGGCAGGAGGTGCACTGAGACAGAATAAACACTGCTGAACTCAGGTGGGCGCTAGCGTATGGCAGACTGTCCCAGGactggaaggatttttttttttagtctggaCAAAAACATCAAAACACACCAGAAAAATTGGTGTCATATGTGGTATCACTGCCTTTACAGGGAAGAAAGCAGTGTGAAACCAAGCTGTGCCCATCAGGATGTGAAGTGTGGTGCCTGGAGcagtggatggatggatggatggatggatgtttTTATCTTCCTTGAAGTGCTCAGAGTGGTACCTGATATTCCCAGCTTTGAGAAATGACCTCAGCCCTGCAGTGAAAGGACATTCTGAATTTTGGATACACTGAGTCGGGATGCGAGAGAAGGTGAAATACACAGAAATGCCACCAAGGTGATTGAGGGACTGAAGCATCTGACAGGCAAGAGGCTGAAGAGATCCCTGAGATGGtttagccctgggaagaggtgGCATTGTAACCACTGTGCATAAATACCCGATGGGAGAGGGTAAAACATACAGGGTCACACTGTGCTGGGTGGTGTCCAGTGAAAAAAGAGGGAATAGGCACACATTAAAATACCACAAATTGCACATAGACATGAGAAAGAACTTTCCCTACCATGAGgatggtcaaacactggaaaaggctgcccacagTGGTGCTGGACTGTTGATCCTTGGAGACACTCAAAGCATTACTGGGAGGGCCCTGAGCAATCTGCTCAGGTTTGAGCGAGGGGTTGAACTGAGGATctccaaaggtcccttccaacgctGATGATTCCATGCTCCAAGTCTGTATTGGCCTCTCTGACATCAAATCCTGGCAGGGAACCTCAGCCCCCACCTTCGAAACAAGTGAAAAGCATGGAACTGTTCTCATTTATTTAGGGCAactatttgtatttatttaggGAGTGCCCACAATGCTGGGGGTAGAAGCCacctttaaatctttttttttttaatcacccCAAGAATTCCTGTGAAGTACCTGTAATTTGTTCTGATAGCATTCtctgtttcagaaaataaagactTGTTGCTCTTTGAAATGAAACCTGGCATAAGTACGTCATTGGAAGTTACTGAACTGCTAGTTCCAATTGATCAAAAATTGTTATCCAGCAGAAACTCACCTTATCTATTGTTTCTAAATCTCAGTGCAGCCAGTTTCATAAGGAACAGAGCTTTGGCAAGGATATTTTTTCCATATCTCCACAGTTTTTCATGTAAGGTAATGCCATACATGGACAAGCAGCTAATTGCAccttcagatttttaaatttatttcccaCTTCCTCCTTCTGAAGAGCAAGTAGTTTGTCCACATCTGTGATGTCAGAATGTTCTTTTGTGTCTTGTGCCTCTTTTTGCCATGCATCCCATGCCTGGGAGAAAGATCTCCAGAATAcaagtatttattttcattaacaaCAGGAAAGCAAATTCAAAGGCATTAAAATGCAGATAATCTCTAATTTTAGACATAATGCACTTACTGTCAATTTAAAGCTGCTCCCTACTTATCCTACCTTCTAATTAACAACTCTTCTCGTTTGCCTTAATGTAATTTTTAGGAATGTCACTGTTACTTGTCTGAAGTCAGATGCCTTGTTGGAGTTCTATAAATGGAACACATTTTAAATGTTACATTCATAATTTAATGCCAAGAGACATCAAAAACTATCAAATTTTAGTACAGCTACTTGGCTGCTCTTGTCACAGAGAGATCAAcgtgaggggaaggaaaagaccACAAAAAATGCACTAAACATTAACAGCAAGCAGGGCAacctggcacagattgcccagggaagctgcggAAGAAaaacccctggaagtgtccaaggccaggctggaaggggcgTGGAGCCAGCTGGGATAgcaaaggtgtccctgcccatggaactggatgatcctcaaggtcccttccaacccagggattcagggattctcTGAACCTCTGACTGCTGGGATGGCTGGACACTGCCCAGGGGCACTGGAAAACTGCAGCTGGGGGAAGCCtcttcttctgtgtgtgtgcttGTCACCTGAAAGAGGTACAGGATGGAATGGATGAGatgaggagagaaaagagacaaagaaaagagagaaaagaaagtgagccaagaagaaacagaagacaagagagagtaaaagaggcaaagcaaagaggaaagagaggaaaagaggggagagagagaagtgAACAGGAGAGAGAAGGGGACAAAGATGAacaagagagagggagagagactgagaggcACAAAGGGGAGGGAGAGACAGAGGGACAGCGAGAGACAaagatgaaacaaaacaaacagaaaagagcAAATCACACCAAAGCAACACAGGAGCCAAAGAGGGAACAAACAAATCTTTATTACAACTTTAGTGAATCACTTCTCTTCAGTTATAGTTCCTCAAATATATTTCTGTACAGCTCAGTCGTTTGAGAGAGTACAACTTTACATCAGTTTCAATGCAGACTGATGCAAAACCAAGGATGACTCTACAAAATGCAAAACTCCCTTGGACAAAAGTCCATACAAGTACAGGGCTTTAGAATGCAGGTGACAGAACAAATGACATGACCCTACACAATTTCAATTTCACGAAAAACCAATCAACTTAAATACACATTAGTACAATACAAAACCAAAGGTAAAACACAATGTCTATACAAGTACAGGGCATTAAAATGCAACACCCATTCCACcataacaaaaccaaaccaaacaaatataAAAAGCTACGCAATTCCTGACCAACACAGGGCCATACAAAACTGCAGAACGTAACCTAACCCGAACCCAAACCCTAATTCTAACCCATAACTAAAATCCAGACCTCTAACCCTAGCCACAAGCCTAACCTACCACTGAGCATTAACTCTAAGACCTAGTTCTAAGCAAAAACGTAATGGAAAGCCCTACGCTTACTCcttaacccaaaccctaaccccaTACCTAATCCATAAACCCGAACCCCAACCCCTAACCCAAACCTTAACCCCATACCTAATCCCTAAACCAGAACCCCAACCCATAACCCAAACCCCATACCTAACCCCTAAACCCGACCCCCAACCCCtgacccaaaccctaaccccaTACCTAATCCATAAACGCGACCCCCAACCCATAACCCAAAACTTAACCCCATACCTAATCCCTAAACCCGACCCCCAACCCCTAACCCAAACCTTAACCCCATACCTAATCCCCAAACCAGAACCCCAATCCATAACCCAAACCCCATACCTAATCCCTAAACCCGACCCAAAACCCCTAACCCAAACCTTAACCCCATACCTAACCCCTAAACCCGACCCCCAACCCCtgacccaaaccctaaccccaTACCTAATCCATAAACCCGACCCCCAACCCATAACCCAAAACTTAACCCCATACCTAATccctaaaccctaaccccaaccccTAACCCATAAACCAAACCCCATACCTAATCCCTAACCCCGAACCCCaacccctaacccctaacccctaacccaaACCTTAACCCCATACCTAATCCCTAAACCCGGCCCCCAACCCCTAACCCATAACCCCTAACCCAAACCCCATACCTAATCCCTAAacccgaccccaaacccctaaCCCCTAACTCAAACCCTAACCCCATAACTAATCCCTAAACCCGACCCCCAACCCATAacccctaacccaaaccctaaccccaTACCTAACCCCTAAACCCGACCCCCAACCCCtgacccaaacccaaaccccataCCTAATCTCTAAACCCGACCCCCAACCCATAacccctaacccaaaccctaaccccaTACCTAACCCCTAAACCCGACCCCCAACCCCtgacccaaacccaaaccccataCCTAATCCCTAAacccgaccccaaacccctaaCCCCTAACTCAAACCCTAACCCCATACCTAATCCCTAAACCCGACCCCCAACCCATAACCCCTAACTCAAACCCTAACCCCATACCTAATCCCTAAACCCGACCCCCAACCCCTgacccaaaccccaacccccacCCCCGAACCCAGCCCCGTTTCCCAGCTGTAGTACCGCCTTTAaccaccaggcggcagcagcgcgtCCCTGCGCTCAGTGCGCATGCGTGCGCCGCGCAGTACCGCGCTCCGCCTGCAGGTGCCACCAGGGAGCCGCCGGCCCGGTGCGCATGCGCCGCTTTCTGCGGCGGGGGCTGCAATACCCGCGCTCGCCAGCGGGCGGCGGCAGCGAGTCAAACTCCCCGAGTCCGGCATTCGGGCCGTGCCCGTGAGACAGCGGCACGCGGAGAGGGGGCTGCTCCCGACCGGCGGGTCAGCGCTACTTACGTTTTCAAGCCTCATCTCAAGCTATATTTGTATTTGAAAGCCCTGTAAGTCTATATTCAGGATTTCTTACATTCTAAAATCCTATATATACATAGGGTATATATatctaatatatatatataagatatatataaaaaatatacatACAAATATAGCAGATACGGGGGgggtattttaaaattaatttttatataaagtaaaattatttgtcaatatatataaaaataacaaactTTGCAGTTTCAGTGTTTTACACACACGCacaccctctctccctccctatGAATTTTCAGGCCCTTTTTGGGGAGCCGCAGTGACTGCCCGTGACTCCGCGCCCATCTCCGGCCCCAGCAGCACCGCTCTCCCAGTAGCACTGGGATGCCCCGGTGACGCCATCGCCCCTCAGACTCCAACTCCCGGCAGCCACCGCGCGAGCCCACGCCAAGCGCTTCCGGCCCCTGTACGTCATCTCTGCGCGCCGCGCGCGGGCCGTGCCGCCGCCATGGTGCAGCTCGGTGAGTGCCGCGGGCTCGGAGCGGctctgcccggcccggcccggccgtgACCGCCCCGCGCTTTCTCCGCAGGGAGCCGCCTCCTGAGGGGCTGCCGCGGCGGCCACGTTGTCATCCGCTTCGCCCTCGGGGGCTGCACCAACCGGCCGTTCTTCCGCATCGTGGCGGCCAACAGCAAGCGCG
It contains:
- the LOC138121574 gene encoding forkhead-associated domain-containing protein 1-like; translated protein: MEKKLKSYTATIGSHRGADIVLQVGPRLLSILKRAVVWAEGREEDVLQSSVQSAESAGVADRHAALEFSASDNSFVLQDFNSPHGTFVNSCQVQNAAVRVRPGDILSFGTAGASFELVLDGAAQSQPASQGMVQALWGDPLPWGLTRWISSCRRRVRSCCSWGRKNVSGLETESKGRDVVIRDLQEEIAAMAKKLAQAAVRNEVELTQELLTFNQELGAQTEEIKALREQINNLQKGLSQAFSQSSRE